From one Anopheles bellator chromosome 1, idAnoBellAS_SP24_06.2, whole genome shotgun sequence genomic stretch:
- the LOC131216484 gene encoding protein FAM136A isoform X2 has protein sequence MIEQQKQRIEMEITKQLDDLDRTVLRKMQADMHDCAANCCKDMNSSMDTVQQCVERCSVPAQRAQQHVESEINSFNSRLQRCVMDCDIAKYTAEFERCAIKCVDKHVGILPNMFESMRKVLQRRSS, from the exons ATGATAGAACAACAAAAGCAACGGATAGAGATGGAAATCACCAAGCAGTTGGATGATCTGGATCGAACGGTGCTAAGGAAAATGCAA GCGGATATGCATGACTGTGCGGCCAATTGCTGCAAGGACATGAATTCGTCTATGGACACGGTACAGCAGTGCGTCGAACGATGCTCGGTCCCAGCCCAGCGAGCGCAGCAGCACGTAGAATCGGAGATCAATTCGTTCAACAGCCGGCTGCAACGGTGTGTTATGGATT GTGATATCGCCAAGTATACGGCCGAATTCGAACGATGCGCCATAAAGTGTGTGGATAAACATGTGGGAATTTTGCCAAATATGTTCGAGAGCATGCGAAAAGTGCTACAACGCCGATCGTCGTAA
- the LOC131205774 gene encoding retinol dehydrogenase 13-like, with amino-acid sequence MSIFRNKLILASSAIGTLIGGTVLLKDYMQGAKFQNKEVRAEGKVVIVTGANTGIGRETAHCLAHRGAHVYMACRDMKKCEEARQDIVVETRNPNVFCRECDLASMQSIRQFVKQFKSEQQRLDILINNAGVMRCPRSLTKEGIEMQLGVNHMGHFLLTNLLLDNLKLSAPSRVVVVSSLAHTRGQIALDDLNSSNSYDEARAYDQSKLANVLFTRELARRLEGTGVTVNALHPGIVDTDLMRHMGIFNSWFSSVFVKPFVWPFLKSPLYGAQTTLHVALEPSLEKVSGQYFSDCAPKDVAEQAKDDRVAKWLWAVSEKWTGTLTGTAAVS; translated from the exons ATGTCGATTTTTCGTAACAAACTGATCCTCGCAAGTAGCGCCATCGGAACGCTGATCGGCGGCACGGTGCTACTGAA GGACTACATGCAGGGTGCCAAATTCCAAAACAAGGAAGTTCGGGCCGAAGGGAAGGTGGTCATCGTGACTGGCGCCAACACGGGCATTGGCAGGGAAACGGCCCACTGCTTGGCGCATCGCGGGGCGCACGTGTACATGGCATGCCGGGATATGAAAAAGTGCGAAGAGGCTCGCCAGGACATTGTGGTGGAAACGCGAAACCCGAACGTGTTCTGCAGGGAATGTGATCTCGCTTCAATGCAATCCATCCGGCAGTTTGTGAAGCA ATTCAAGTCCGAACAGCAGCGGCTCGATATTCTGATAAACAACGCCGGCGTCATGCGCTGCCCGCGCTCACTGACCAAGGAAGGGATCGAGATGCAGCTGGGTGTGAATCATATGGGACACTTTTTGCTCACCAATCTGCTCCTTGACAACCTGAAGCTGAGTGCTCCGAGCCGAGTCGTCGTTGTGTCCAGCCTGGCGCACACCCGTGGCCAGATTGCGCTGGATGATTTGAACAGTAGCAATTCATACGATGAGGCCCGAGCGTACGACCAGAGCAAGCTGGCGAATGTCCTCTTTACGCGCGAATTGGCCCGTCGACTAGAAGGAACGGGCGTCACGGTGAATGCCTTGCATCCGGGAATCGTCGATACGGATCTGATGCGACACATGGGCATCTTCAATAGCTGGTTTTCGAGCGTCTTCGTGAAACCTTTCGTTTGGCCATTCCTCAAGTCGCCGCTCTACGGTGCACAAACGACGCTGCACGTGGCACTTGAACCGTCGCTGGAAAAAGTGAGCGGTCAGTACTTTAGCGACTGTGCCCCGAAGGATGTAGCCGAGCAGGCGAAGGACGATCGGGTAGCAAAGTGGCTGTGGGCGGTCAGCGAGAAGTGGACTGGCACCCTGACCGGTACGGCGGCCGTTTCCTGA
- the LOC131216484 gene encoding protein FAM136A isoform X1 codes for MIEQQKQRIEMEITKQLDDLDRTVLRKMQADMHDCAANCCKDMNSSMDTVQQCVERCSVPAQRAQQHVESEINSFNSRLQRCVMDCNDTIKDKMGPSPSEGDIAKYTAEFERCAIKCVDKHVGILPNMFESMRKVLQRRSS; via the exons ATGATAGAACAACAAAAGCAACGGATAGAGATGGAAATCACCAAGCAGTTGGATGATCTGGATCGAACGGTGCTAAGGAAAATGCAA GCGGATATGCATGACTGTGCGGCCAATTGCTGCAAGGACATGAATTCGTCTATGGACACGGTACAGCAGTGCGTCGAACGATGCTCGGTCCCAGCCCAGCGAGCGCAGCAGCACGTAGAATCGGAGATCAATTCGTTCAACAGCCGGCTGCAACGGTGTGTTATGGATTGTAACGATACGATTAAGGATAAG ATGGGACCAAGTCCGTCGGAAGGTGATATCGCCAAGTATACGGCCGAATTCGAACGATGCGCCATAAAGTGTGTGGATAAACATGTGGGAATTTTGCCAAATATGTTCGAGAGCATGCGAAAAGTGCTACAACGCCGATCGTCGTAA